The genomic window TCGGCGGGCTGCAGAATGGGTGGACGGGCATGGACATAGCCAGCCTGCGCAAAGGACTGCAGCAGGGCCTCCGCCGGTGCGGCGGACCCGGTCGCGATTGCGGCACTGGTCTGGCTCATTTTGATATCCATCGGGGTAAACGCGTGAATCGGGGCGTCCCTTAACACGGCCAAGCCTATGTTTCGACGACGATTCCGAAAGTGGCTTAATGAGAATTGCGGGCAATGCAACTCATGCGTGCATCACTGAGCCCCAGTCACCCAGTGCTGTCTGCACCAGGGCTAAAGCCGCCACGGCGGCAGTGTCCGCACGCAAAATGCGGGGACCAAGCGCAATGCGTACCAGGCGCGGCTGCTTCAAGAGCATCGTTCGCTCCTCTTCGGCAAAGCCGCCTTCCGGTCCAATGAGTACATCAATACCGCTCAAGGCTTCTTTGTGCGCATGGGAGAGGGCTGCCGCGGGATCGCCATCGGGGGCTTCCTCATCGCAAAACACCAGCAGGCGGCCGTCGCTCCGCTGGCTGAGGTACCGTTCGAGCGGTTCAGGCTCGCGAACCTCGGCGAGGCTGAGGATTCCGCATTGTTCCGCTGCTTCAATGACGTTTGCGCGCATCCGATCCGTATTCACACGCGTCGCCTGAGTGAAACGCGTGGTGACAGGGCACAGCGCCGAAGCGCCCATTTCCACGGCTTTCTGAACCATATAGTCGAGGCGTGCATGTTTTAGCGGTGCGAACACGTAGTGCAGATCTGGCAACCGATCCTGGGAACGCGTCTGGCTCACGATTTCCGCGCGATCGGGCCGCTTGCGTCCAGCCAGAGTCGCTTGCCATTCGCCATCGCGCCCGTTGAACACGCGCACGGTGTCGCCAGCGGCGAGACGCAGCACATTGCCAAGATAATTCGTTTGGTCGCGATCAAGTGGAATCCCCACACCAGCCGCCAACGGAGGCTCGACGAAGAGGCGCGGAGTGCGGGCATCGAATTTCGGCATTGAACTTTCCTAGTGGAGCGGATTTGACATTCGCTACCGGGCACGCAGCGGGTTCGTTCGGCGAATGTCAAATCCTAAGCTCCACTAGCAGCTTATATTTGCTAGTGGTTCTTTGATTCTAACATTTGCAAAGGTATCCGCTGAAACGGGATGCAAATGTTAGAATCGAACCACTAGTGTCCCGGTTCTAACGTTCGTACGACTTTGTAACACTCTCGTTTGCGAGCGTTAGAACCAGGAGGGACACTAGCAACTCCATGAAGCTAGTGCGCTTTATGGATTTGACGTTCGTACGGAGGACTGGCTGCAATGCTGATACGAACGTCAAATCCAGCGCACTAGAATGGGGACTTCTAGCCCAGTCGGCGCCGATTATCAGCAGTTTGCGGAACCAAATGCCGCGCTGCTGCCAAATTCCACGGGTTGTTAAGGAGTGGCGGGAATCGTAGAAAGTGTCTTTTAGGGACGCAGGAACCCGCCGGAGGAGAATCCGTGATCACTCATCGTCTGATCATATCGCTGGCTGCGGCCGCGTTCGTCGCGCATGCCGCCGAGGTCCGCGCGCAAGGCGCATTTCCTGCGCCGTTGCCGGGTCAGGCGGCCGCACCGGCGAGTTCATCGCCGTTTCCGCCCGTTAATGGAAGTTCTTCTCCGTTCCCACCGGTGAATGGCGCAACTGGCGCGCCTAGGGCGGCGGCTCCGCCTCCTTCGCCGAGTGCTTTCTCCACGGGTGCTCCACCGATTGGTGGTGGCGGATTTGGTGGTGCGCCGGCTGGACCGCCCCCCGGTGCTGAAGAGTGTCAGAATGGCTTCCTGCCCTTGCGCAAGGATGCTGAGGAGAAGGCTAAGCTGATTCAGGCGGCAGGCAAGCGCAAAGCGCCCCCGACCGAAGCGTGCAAACTGATCGGCAATTTCTCTCAGGCCGAAACTAAGATGATCAAGTTCGTGGAAACGCACGCGAAGAAGTGCGGTATTCCGCCGCAGGTCAGCGATCAGATGAAGAAGGGGCACGCCAATACCGAGAAACTGCTCACCAAGGTGTGCTCGGTTGCGGCCCAGATGCAGCAGGCGCCTGCAGGACCAAGTTTGAGCGAGGTGCTTGGGTCGGCTTCGCTGCCCGAAGCAAAGCCCAGCACCAAGCGCGGAGGCAGCACGTTCGATACCCTAAGTGGTAATGTGCTGGCGCGATGATCAGCGCAACATAACGGACCCGTCATGAGCAACGCGGCGACACCCGTCGCAGACGCTACGGCGAACTGGGTGGATACCCATGCGCCTTTATGGGCGCGGCCTTATCTCCGGCTTGCACGTTCCGATCGTCCCATCGGGTGGTGGCTGTTGTTGCTGCCGTGCTGGTGGTCCGCCGCACTCGCTGCTGGCATCGCGAAGGATCTTCACTCTTTGCCGATGGTGCTCGTCCTGTTTTTGGTCGGCGCGATCGTCATGCGCGGCGCGGGATGCACCTGGAATGACATCACGGACCGCAAGCTTGATGCCAGCGTGGAGCGCACCCGATCGCGTCCCATCCCCGCGGGGCAAGTAACAGTAACCCAAGCCGCCATTTTTCTCGTGGTTCAGGCGCTGATCGGCTTTCTGGTCCTTCTGCAATTCAACGTGTTTGCGATTATCACGGGGATCAGCTCGCTGCTCGTGGTTGCGATTTATCCTTTCATGAAGCGCATCACCTATTGGCCGCAGTTCGTGCTTGGCCTTGCGTTTTCGTGGGGCGCACTGATGGGTTTCGCCGTCATTCTCGAGCGCATCGATGTCACGGCCGTTGCGCTCTACATCGGTTCGATTTCGTGGGTGATCGCGTATGACACGATCTACGCTCACCAGGACACCGAGGACGATGTGCTGATCGGGATCAAGTCGACAGCCTTGTTGTTTGGCGAGCGGACGCAATTGGCGCTGACGATACTCTACAGCCTGGCGGTCTTCTTCATCGGCATAGCCTTGTGGCGAGGCGGATCGCATTGGCTGGCCTGGGCCGGTCTTGCCGCCTTTGCTGTGCATCTCGGCTGGCAGGTCCGCACCATCGACATCAACAACTCACCGCTCTGCCTGCGGCTGTTCAAGTCCAACAGGGATGCGGGGCTGCTGCTGTTTGGTGGACTGCTCGCTGACGCAGTGCTGCGAGCAGTCTAATAGATCTTAGTTGCGTGCGATGATTTCGCGTTCGCCGCGATGAACCGGTGCCTCTAGCTGCGCGCGGCCAGCCTTGCGGCGCGTCAGGAATTTTGGGCGGCGGCTTTTGATGACGTTATGGCGACGACGACGCGTCGCAGGTTCGCGAGCCACGTCGCTCTCCTCTTCGATCTGCGGAAGTGAAAACGTCTCGCTCCACATCTGCCAGCCACGCTCGATCTGATCTTCATCTGAGGTGACGAGCAGCGGCACTGACAATGACGGATCGCGATGAACCAGCACCAGTGCTTGCGCTTCGTCCGTTGTGCGACAGGCAATGCCGAGAAATTCGTTGATGCGAAGATTCACCGCCATGCGAATGCCACTGACAGCACGTCGCACCACGACACGTTCGCGGTTGATTTCGATATGCCTGATGCCGCCATCCGCGCGGCCATCGCGCGCTTCAAAGCTGACAGGCAAAGAATGGGGGTCGAGCTGCAAGCTGCAGCTCGACCCGGCGGGTTGCACCCCACCGACTCCGAATTGACGCCTCACGGTCTTATCTCCCACGCCGGAATTATGTTCCCGGTCGATGCGAGGAGATTGCCAGAGCCGCGTCGGAATTCGCTTAAGAAGGCTGGTTAATCGTCTCTCACCCGCATTCCTTCACTTCGCATGATTGACGACTCCTTGGCAGAGATGATTGACGAGACCTTTCCGAAGCGTTGAAATATCTTTTATTTCCTGTCTCGAAAGTGCTTGAAGTCCGCATAAAACAGGCACATCTGGTAATTTCTCCCATTTGCCTCCAAGCCCCGGGAATTTGTTCGTGAACTCTTCACCAAACGCATCATTGTCGTCTTCGCCGAAATCGTCGACATCGGATTTACTCGACCAGACCGCGTTGAGCGCGTTGGCGGAAAAGCTCGTGGAAGCAGCCAAGCGCGCGGGCGCGGATGCCGCAGATGCAGTTGCTGTGCGGGGCGTCTCCCAGGGCGTAGAAGTGCGCGACGGCAAAGTTGAGGAAAGCGAACGCTCGGAAGGCGACGATGTGGGGCTGCGCGTCTTCGTTGGAAAACGTCAAGCCGTTGTCTCGACCAGCGACATTCGCGGAGACAATGTTGCGCAACTCGCCGAACGCGCGGTGGCGATGGCGAAGGTCGCGCCTGACGATGAATATGTCGGACTTGCCGATCAGGTGCTGCTCGCAACACAGTTTCCGGATCTCGATTTGCTTGATCCGAAAGTGCCGTCCATTGATGAACTGGAACAGCGCGCCCAGGAAGTCGAAGCAGCCGCGCTCGCGGTCAAGGGCGTTTCAAAGTCCAGCGGTGCGTCTGCATCGGCCGGTATCGGCGGTATGGTGCTTGTCACCAGTACAGGCTTCCATGGCTCCTATCTGCGTTCAAGCCACAGCATTTCGATGACTGCGATTGCCGGCGACGGCACCGGCATGGAGCGCGATTACGATTTCTCGTCCGCGCTTCACGCTTCCGACCTGACATCCCCCGGCCGCGTTGGCCAGCTTGCCGGTGAGCGCGCGGTCGCGCGCCTTAATCCGCGCAAGGTCGCAACCTGCAAGGTTCCGGTTGTTTTTGATCCGCGGGTCTCTGGGTCGCTGGTCGGTCACGTTGTCGGCGCTGCGAATGGGGCCTCGATCGCCCGCAAGACGAGTTTTCTCAAGGACAGTTTGGGGAAACAGCTATTCGACAAGAGCATTCGTATTATCGATGATCCGCTGCGCGTGCGCGGATTGCGGTCACAAACGTTCGACGCGGAAGGCGTCGCCGTGAAGAAACTTGCGATTATCGATGATGGGGTTTTGACATCGTGGCTGCTCGATTCCGCGACAGCCCGTGAACTCGGCATGAAGACCACGGGCCATGCGCATCGCGGTGTTTCGTCACCGCCGTCGCCCGGCGCTTACAATTTGCATCTTGAAGCAGGTAAGCTGTCTCCGGCTGAACTGATGTCCGACATCAAGGAAGGTTTCTACGTGACGGACTTGATCGGATCCGGCGTCAACGGCGTGACGGGTGATTATAGCCGCGGCGCGGCTGGGTTCTGGATCGAGAATGGCCAACTGACTTATGCGGTCAGCGAAGTGACAATTGCTGGACACTTGTTCGAGATTTTCAAGTCGATGACGCCGGCCAATGACCTTGAATTCAAGTATGGCGTCAACGCGCCGACCGTGCGTATCGAGGGTCTGACGCTTGCCGGACGCTGAGCCAGAGGTTTCCGACAGAAGTCATCTGCCACGCGACGCCGCGCTCCTCGCAGATACCGTGCGAGAGGCAGGCGCTCTGGCCCTGCGTCTATTTCGGACCGAGCTGAGGACCTGGACGAAGGGAGCAACGTCGCCAGTGTCGGAAGCCGATATCGCGGTCAACGATCTGATCGAGGAACGTTTGCGATCCGCCACGCCGGATTATGGCTGGCTGTCCGAGGAAAGTGCCGACGACGCATCCCGGCTGGACAAATCCCTGACCTGGATCGTCGACCCGATCGATGGAACGCGGGCCTATCTGGCCCGGCAAAATGACTGGTCTGTCAGCGTGGCGCTGGTGGAAAACGGATCGCCACTTGTCGGAGCGGTCTTTGCGCCGGCTAGCGATGAGTTCTTTTTTGCGACCCGAGGCCGGGGTGCGATACTGAACGATGCCCGGATCTCAGCCTCGACAGGCGAAACCATCAATTTTCCAAAGATTGCGGGTCCCAAACCGCTGGTTGAGCGGTTACAGTCCATACCGCCTGGGGATTCGCTGCATCCGCGAATCGGTTCTCTGGCTTTGCGTCTTGTCCGGGTGGGGCAAGGCGCGCTAGATGCTGCTTTCGCGGCCGGTAACAGCCGAGACTGGGATCTTGCGGCGGCTGACTTAATCGTGCACGAAGCGGGCGGGGAAATGACCACACTGGCCGGAGAACGTCTGGTTTATAACAGCCGCGATGTTCGCCATGGGTTGCTGGTGGCGGCAGGGCATGAGCGCCACACGCATATAGTTGAGCACTTTCGGAAAAATCCGATCGAGTAAGGCTCACGTAGCGTTTTGGTGTTTCAATTCATGTTCCTATATTTGCTCTAGGAAGCGATCTATGTCCGACACTACGCCACAGCAATTGCTTCATCTCGTCATCGGAGGTGAGCTGCTCGATCTTGAACACGTCACTTTCAAGGATCTCGATAAGGTCGAGATTGTGGGTTTGTTTCCGAACTACGCGAGTGCCTATGCCGCCTGGAAGAGCAAGGCACAGCAGACTGTCGACAACGCCCATATGCGTTACTTCATCGTCCACATCCACCGGCTGCTTGATCCGGGTCAAGACACGAAGTCCGGGCATTGAAAAAAGCACTGCGAAATTTAGGTCGCGCGAGTTGGGTACAGCACCTCGCGGGATTCACTGCCGCTGAATTTTTGCGGCTGGTCTGGTGGACGAACCGGTTCACCTTGGATCCGCCTGAGATTTACAAGCATATCGAGCCCGATATGCCGGTGATCGTTGCGTTCTGGCACGGTCAGCACTTCATGATGCCGTTTCTCAAGCTCAAGGAGTACGAAGCGAAGGTTCTGATCTCGCGCCACCGCGACGGTGAAATCAACGCCATCGCGGCTGAAAGGCTCGGTGTCGGAACTGTCCGCGGCTCAGGCGATCACGGCACCTCGTTTCATCGTAAAGGCGGGGTGGTGGCGTTCAAAAGCATGCTGAAGGTCCTCGAAGACGGTATCAACATGGCGCTGACAGCCGACGTACCGAAGGTTTCGCGCAAGGCAGGCCTTGGGATCGTCATGCTTGCCCGTGAATCAGGACGGCCCATTTTGCCGGTGGCTATTGCGACCACCCGGTTCAAGCGCCTTAATAATTGGGATCGCTCTGTTATTCATCTCCCGTTCGGGCATGGTGTTATCGCTGCCGGCGATCTTGTCAGGGTACCGCTTGATGCGGACAGTACAGTGATGGAAGACCTTCGAGCGCAATTGGAGGCCAATCTGAACGAAGTGACGCGCCGCGCTTATGCACTCGTCGGCCGGCCTGAGGACGGACATGCCTAGCGGGCTGCCGGTCACGCTGCGCGCGTACCGGAGGCTGTCCGCGCTCGCGACGCCTTTGACAGGGACACTTGTCCAGCGTCGTCTCAAGCGGGGCAAAGAGGATCCCGAGCGCATCGGCGAGCGTCGGGGGATTGCAAGTGTTGCACGTCCACGGGGACCGCTGATCTGGATTCACGGTGCGAGCGTCGGTGAGGTTCTTGCGGTCGCCGAACTGGTAGAACGGCTACGGGCCCAAAATGTTCGCATCCTGCTGACCTCCGGCACGGTGACATCGGCTGCGATCGTTCAGCGGAGATTTTCTCCGGATGTCATCCATCAATATGTGCCGTTCGATACGCCCAAGTATGTTTCGTCCTTCCTTGATCACTGGCAGCCCGGTCTCGCGCTGTTCATCGAGTCTGATATCTGGCCCAATCTGATTTTATCGAGCGCCGAGCGGCGCGTTCCGATGGTGATTATCAATGCCCGGATGTCGCAGCGCTCTTTTCCGCGATGGCGCAGGTTTGCCGGCACCATCGGTACATTGCTCGATTGCTTCGATCTGTGTCTGGCACAATCCGATCTCGATGGAGAACGCTATGCGGCACTGGGCAGCCGTAACGTTGTGACGTCAGGCAATCTCAAGCTCGATGTGAAAGGACCACCGGCTGATGTCCCAAAGCTCGAGCAGCTTAAGGCCGCGACGCAGCGCCGATTGGTCTTCGTCGCAGCGTCCACGCATCCCGGCGAAGAGGAGATCATTCTCGACGCGCATCGGAGATTAGCCGGGCAAATCCAGTCGTTGTTGACGGTCATTGTTCCGCGTCATGCAAATCGCGGTGTCGCCATCGCGCGGATGCTGGCTGCCGCAGGCGCAAATGTCGCGCTGCGTTCGCAGGACGAATTGCCTTCGGCAAGGACCGACATCTATGTCGCGGATACCATGGGCGAGCTGGGACTGTTTTATCGTCTCGCGCCCGTGGTGTTCATGGGCGGATCCCTCGTCAGCCACGGCGGCCAAAATCCGATCGAGGCCATCAAGCTTGGCGCCGCCATTTTGCATGGACCGCATGTTTTCAATTTCACTGAGATCTACAACGCGCTGGATCAGGCGGGCGGAGCGGTTCGCGCAGATACGGACGAAGATTTCGTGAGATCGCTCGGCTCGCTTTTGGCAAACCCGATCTCCCGGCAATGGTCGGTGGCTGCGGCGGAGAAAGTGGTCGAGCGGCTGGGAGGTGCGCTGGACAAGACGCTGGCCGCGCTTGAGCCTTACCTGCTGCAAATGCGGATTGAAGGAGAAGTCGCCGATGCGTGAGCCGACCTTCTGGTATCGGCCGCCTTCGTGGATGTCGCGACTCCTGCTTCCGTTCGGCGCTATTTATGGCGCCATCACGGCGCGACGGATGGCGCGCAAAGGGGCCGTGGCCGGAATTCCGGCTTTCTGTATCGGCAACTATCACGTCGGCGGTGCCGGTAAGACGCCGACGACGCTCGCGCTCTCGAAAATCCTGCGTGAGATGGGCGAGCAACCGTTCGTGGTCAGTCGCGGCTACGGCGGAAGCCTGGAAGGTCCGGTTCGTGTCGACACGAGTGCACACACAGCGATAGACGTTGGCGACGAGCCGCTGATGATGGCATCACAAGTGCCGGTCGTCGTCTCGCGCGACCGAGCGGCAGGTGCGAAGCTTGCACGTGAGCAAGGAGCCAGCGTCATTTTGCTCGATGATGGATTCCAAAATCCGTCGCTTGCCAAGGATGCATCGTTGATTGTGGTCGACAGCGGGCGTGGGCTTGGGAACGGATGCGTGTTTCCTGCTGGGCCGCTGCGTGCGCCGCTCACCCCACAGATCGAGCGTACGGACGCGTTGATCGTTGTGGGCGAGGGGCATGCGGCCGATGGCGTTGCGCAGCACCTTCGCGCGCGGGGCAAGGCGGTGTTGCATGCGACCATCAGGCCCGATCCTGGCTCTGTCGCTGCGTTAAGCGGGAAACGCGTCCTGGCATTCGCCGGAATAGGCGATCCGGCACGGTTCTTTGCGACATTGCGCAAGAGCGGCGTGATCGTGGTCGAAGCAAGGTCGTTCAACGATCATCATCCGTATGCAATCAGCGACGTCGAACAGCTTGCCGCTGCTGCCCAAGCAAAATCATTGACCATGGTCACGACAGAAAAAGACATGACCCGTCTGCGCAGCAATGCCAACCTTACAACTCGCGCCCGGAATGTTATGGCGTTTGCGGTGTCGCTTGACTTTGACGATGGCGAAACGTTCCGGCGGTTTGTCGCGGAACGGCTTGCTCAAGCGCGCCGGAAATAATCGGCTTTGGGTCTTATCAGCTTTGGGTCTTAGCGATTGCAGGATAATGCCGCTGCAACACAGCGTTGGGCGTTGCGTACGCTTCCTGCCGGTCGACGCTCCAGTACTTCAGTTCGTCCAGGGAGATGTGTTCCCCGGTGACAGCGCAACGAACGTAAGATCCCGGTGAAAGCACCCGGAAATCTCCGTCGAGGTATTCTACTTTCGCTTCGCCGTGGCCTGAGGGGCCGAACTTGTTGAGCACGATGTTTGTCCTTGTGAGCCGGCCAATCTAGTCAATCTATTGACCGGGATATCTGTCAAAATATAGGTCCGCCGGCGTGCGGGTAAACCCTTTTTCGGGGCTCAGAACAGGTCGCCCTGGACCTTCTTGAAGCCGAAATCGGTGGTGCGCTTCGAGGTGGACTTGCTGGCAGGTTTCGGTTTTGCCGTAGTTCCTGCTTCATCGCCGTCGGCCGTCGCGCCGATGCGGCCATCAGCAAACTCGATGCTGAGGCGTTGACCGGAACTGACGTTTGCAGCCGCATGCAGTGGGTGCCCATTTTCATCGCGTACCAGCGCAAAGCCACGATCCAATACGCCCTTGTAAGAGAGGGCATTGAGCAATTGCGATACGTATCGCAAACGCGTTTCGCGCTGCTGAATATGGAGCCTGCTGCAGCGCTGCGCGCTCGTGGCAAGCCGTTGCACCTTCTCCTTCGCGCGGTCGATCTGGGAGCGCAGCGTCGTGACCGTGAGGCGGCCGGCCACAGCCGACAAGCGCCGGTCGTAAACATGGGCGTTGGCGCGCAGAGCACGAGGCAGCGCGGACGTCGCGCGATCGAGACGCTGGCGAGGAATATCCAGAAGCTCTGTCGCCTTCGGCAGCGCGCGTGAGGCCGCACGCAATTCGCTGCGGCGATGTTCCTGTCCGCGCTGCCAGCACAGCATCGCGCGTCGCGCAAGCGATGTAACCTCGATGAAGAGTTCAGCGCGCACCGGCACGGCCATTTCCGCGGCCGCCGTTGGCGTAGGAGCACGCTTGTCGGCGACGAAGTCGATCAGCGTCACGTCGGTCTCGTGGCCGACCGCAGAGATCAGCGGGATCATGCTGTCCGCGGCTGCGCGCACCACGATTTCCTCGTTGAAGGACCAGAGGTCTTCCAGCGAACCGCCGCCGCGCGCCACGATCAGAAGATCG from Nitrobacteraceae bacterium AZCC 1564 includes these protein-coding regions:
- a CDS encoding hypothetical protein (product_source=Hypo-rule applied; cleavage_site_network=SignalP-noTM; smart=SM01333), producing the protein MITHRLIISLAAAAFVAHAAEVRAQGAFPAPLPGQAAAPASSSPFPPVNGSSSPFPPVNGATGAPRAAAPPPSPSAFSTGAPPIGGGGFGGAPAGPPPGAEECQNGFLPLRKDAEEKAKLIQAAGKRKAPPTEACKLIGNFSQAETKMIKFVETHAKKCGIPPQVSDQMKKGHANTEKLLTKVCSVAAQMQQAPAGPSLSEVLGSASLPEAKPSTKRGGSTFDTLSGNVLAR
- a CDS encoding 4-hydroxybenzoate polyprenyltransferase (product_source=KO:K03179; cog=COG0382; ko=KO:K03179; pfam=PF01040; superfamily=51984,81343; tigrfam=TIGR01474; transmembrane_helix_parts=Inside_1_36,TMhelix_37_56,Outside_57_59,TMhelix_60_82,Inside_83_115,TMhelix_116_138,Outside_139_157,TMhelix_158_180,Inside_181_186,TMhelix_187_206,Outside_207_230,TMhelix_231_253,Inside_254_310); this encodes MSNAATPVADATANWVDTHAPLWARPYLRLARSDRPIGWWLLLLPCWWSAALAAGIAKDLHSLPMVLVLFLVGAIVMRGAGCTWNDITDRKLDASVERTRSRPIPAGQVTVTQAAIFLVVQALIGFLVLLQFNVFAIITGISSLLVVAIYPFMKRITYWPQFVLGLAFSWGALMGFAVILERIDVTAVALYIGSISWVIAYDTIYAHQDTEDDVLIGIKSTALLFGERTQLALTILYSLAVFFIGIALWRGGSHWLAWAGLAAFAVHLGWQVRTIDINNSPLCLRLFKSNRDAGLLLFGGLLADAVLRAV
- a CDS encoding hypothetical protein (product_source=Hypo-rule applied; pfam=PF13773; superfamily=51735), with the translated sequence MSDTTPQQLLHLVIGGELLDLEHVTFKDLDKVEIVGLFPNYASAYAAWKSKAQQTVDNAHMRYFIVHIHRLLDPGQDTKSGH
- a CDS encoding lysophospholipid acyltransferase (LPLAT)-like uncharacterized protein (product_source=COG2121; cog=COG2121; pfam=PF04028), whose amino-acid sequence is MKKALRNLGRASWVQHLAGFTAAEFLRLVWWTNRFTLDPPEIYKHIEPDMPVIVAFWHGQHFMMPFLKLKEYEAKVLISRHRDGEINAIAAERLGVGTVRGSGDHGTSFHRKGGVVAFKSMLKVLEDGINMALTADVPKVSRKAGLGIVMLARESGRPILPVAIATTRFKRLNNWDRSVIHLPFGHGVIAAGDLVRVPLDADSTVMEDLRAQLEANLNEVTRRAYALVGRPEDGHA
- a CDS encoding myo-inositol-1(or 4)-monophosphatase (product_source=KO:K01092; cath_funfam=3.30.540.10,3.40.190.80; cog=COG0483; ko=KO:K01092; pfam=PF00459; superfamily=56655), which translates into the protein MPDAEPEVSDRSHLPRDAALLADTVREAGALALRLFRTELRTWTKGATSPVSEADIAVNDLIEERLRSATPDYGWLSEESADDASRLDKSLTWIVDPIDGTRAYLARQNDWSVSVALVENGSPLVGAVFAPASDEFFFATRGRGAILNDARISASTGETINFPKIAGPKPLVERLQSIPPGDSLHPRIGSLALRLVRVGQGALDAAFAAGNSRDWDLAAADLIVHEAGGEMTTLAGERLVYNSRDVRHGLLVAAGHERHTHIVEHFRKNPIE
- a CDS encoding 16S rRNA (uracil1498-N3)-methyltransferase (product_source=KO:K09761; cath_funfam=2.40.240.20,3.40.1280.10; cog=COG1385; ko=KO:K09761; pfam=PF04452; superfamily=75217,88697; tigrfam=TIGR00046), translated to MPKFDARTPRLFVEPPLAAGVGIPLDRDQTNYLGNVLRLAAGDTVRVFNGRDGEWQATLAGRKRPDRAEIVSQTRSQDRLPDLHYVFAPLKHARLDYMVQKAVEMGASALCPVTTRFTQATRVNTDRMRANVIEAAEQCGILSLAEVREPEPLERYLSQRSDGRLLVFCDEEAPDGDPAAALSHAHKEALSGIDVLIGPEGGFAEEERTMLLKQPRLVRIALGPRILRADTAAVAALALVQTALGDWGSVMHA
- a CDS encoding 3-deoxy-D-manno-octulosonic-acid transferase (product_source=KO:K02527; cath_funfam=2.40.50.140,3.40.50.2000; cog=COG1519; ko=KO:K02527; pfam=PF04413; superfamily=53756) → MPSGLPVTLRAYRRLSALATPLTGTLVQRRLKRGKEDPERIGERRGIASVARPRGPLIWIHGASVGEVLAVAELVERLRAQNVRILLTSGTVTSAAIVQRRFSPDVIHQYVPFDTPKYVSSFLDHWQPGLALFIESDIWPNLILSSAERRVPMVIINARMSQRSFPRWRRFAGTIGTLLDCFDLCLAQSDLDGERYAALGSRNVVTSGNLKLDVKGPPADVPKLEQLKAATQRRLVFVAASTHPGEEEIILDAHRRLAGQIQSLLTVIVPRHANRGVAIARMLAAAGANVALRSQDELPSARTDIYVADTMGELGLFYRLAPVVFMGGSLVSHGGQNPIEAIKLGAAILHGPHVFNFTEIYNALDQAGGAVRADTDEDFVRSLGSLLANPISRQWSVAAAEKVVERLGGALDKTLAALEPYLLQMRIEGEVADA
- a CDS encoding hypothetical protein (product_source=COG3908; cog=COG3908; pfam=PF09866); protein product: MLNKFGPSGHGEAKVEYLDGDFRVLSPGSYVRCAVTGEHISLDELKYWSVDRQEAYATPNAVLQRHYPAIAKTQS
- a CDS encoding PmbA protein (product_source=KO:K03592; cath_funfam=3.30.2290.10; cog=COG0312; ko=KO:K03592; pfam=PF01523,PF19289,PF19290; superfamily=111283); this encodes MNSSPNASLSSSPKSSTSDLLDQTALSALAEKLVEAAKRAGADAADAVAVRGVSQGVEVRDGKVEESERSEGDDVGLRVFVGKRQAVVSTSDIRGDNVAQLAERAVAMAKVAPDDEYVGLADQVLLATQFPDLDLLDPKVPSIDELEQRAQEVEAAALAVKGVSKSSGASASAGIGGMVLVTSTGFHGSYLRSSHSISMTAIAGDGTGMERDYDFSSALHASDLTSPGRVGQLAGERAVARLNPRKVATCKVPVVFDPRVSGSLVGHVVGAANGASIARKTSFLKDSLGKQLFDKSIRIIDDPLRVRGLRSQTFDAEGVAVKKLAIIDDGVLTSWLLDSATARELGMKTTGHAHRGVSSPPSPGAYNLHLEAGKLSPAELMSDIKEGFYVTDLIGSGVNGVTGDYSRGAAGFWIENGQLTYAVSEVTIAGHLFEIFKSMTPANDLEFKYGVNAPTVRIEGLTLAGR
- a CDS encoding tetraacyldisaccharide 4'-kinase (product_source=KO:K00912; cath_funfam=3.40.50.300; cog=COG1663; ko=KO:K00912; pfam=PF02606; superfamily=51984,52540; tigrfam=TIGR00682); protein product: MREPTFWYRPPSWMSRLLLPFGAIYGAITARRMARKGAVAGIPAFCIGNYHVGGAGKTPTTLALSKILREMGEQPFVVSRGYGGSLEGPVRVDTSAHTAIDVGDEPLMMASQVPVVVSRDRAAGAKLAREQGASVILLDDGFQNPSLAKDASLIVVDSGRGLGNGCVFPAGPLRAPLTPQIERTDALIVVGEGHAADGVAQHLRARGKAVLHATIRPDPGSVAALSGKRVLAFAGIGDPARFFATLRKSGVIVVEARSFNDHHPYAISDVEQLAAAAQAKSLTMVTTEKDMTRLRSNANLTTRARNVMAFAVSLDFDDGETFRRFVAERLAQARRK
- a CDS encoding hypothetical protein (product_source=Hypo-rule applied; pfam=PF19596), which produces MRRQFGVGGVQPAGSSCSLQLDPHSLPVSFEARDGRADGGIRHIEINRERVVVRRAVSGIRMAVNLRINEFLGIACRTTDEAQALVLVHRDPSLSVPLLVTSDEDQIERGWQMWSETFSLPQIEEESDVAREPATRRRRHNVIKSRRPKFLTRRKAGRAQLEAPVHRGEREIIARN